Proteins encoded in a region of the Mucilaginibacter sabulilitoris genome:
- a CDS encoding SusC/RagA family TonB-linked outer membrane protein: MNITLRNYDVLYKLMKVTFGLLFVVLCLSGSVYAKGNESYHIAGRILKDENLPVTITGKVTDEKGQPLVGVSILIKGTNNGAVTDIEGKFKLSAPNEKAILLFRYIGYINKEVVVGNASVLNVTLIAEPKSINEIVVVGYSTQSKHKLTSAVVTVSGDELNKRVATSPATLLQGKLPGLQVVQGSGEPGAENVQLTIRGTGTFSGAGSNPLVIVDGLPGSLDVLNSNDIESISVLKDASSAAIYGSRGANGVIVVKTKKGKAGSLAVQYTYNFGISNATKLPDIVTNSATYMQLSNEARTNSSLAPLYTQAQIDLYQNATDQTKYPNHNWLNDIFRTAYTQNHYLNMSGGKDSTTYSVGIGITNQPGVMKGFDYSKYTLSLGLNSKLNKRITFGSDIQMRYGKKLTPENGAGDQFLSALAQSPLYPAQVDGKWIKKAYSNELGNKNPAAIVGEDIRTRGDDKYIQGNLSLDIDLFKGLRWENKAGFNYGTYKFNDFRPIIPTYYYNDMSPAGSLDDGSPGLNVGNSDNLYTVYYSQLTYKKSFGAHNFSAFGGFQQEKNTASNLNASRTQYVTNFLRELDAGPSDGQTNSGTSSAWAISSLYGSANYDYEDKYLLGASIRYDGTSRLPSDTRYGTFYSFSGGWRISKENFLKNVSWLNDLKIRGSWGQLGNQNIGTYPYQSTLSGANYAFGGTVNSGFVSNTLVDPNLTWETTRVVDVGIDMTVFNDKLIFSADYFNKYTFDILRGSQVPFYIGLNAPTINDGALRNKGYEFAVQYNDKIGKDFTYTIGLNLQTYKNKLEQYGSKDISDHTIREEGHELDAYYMYVWDGIFQSQAEIDNSPKQPVTPTPGDLKIKDVNGDGKIDADDRTYVGGKFPSYQYSANLGAGYRGFDFSAQIYGSQGQKAYVNGWGIEPFRQGSVPTTDWLNRWTPTNHTNTMPKIYVADGYAAVQNYPSTYFLKDASFVRLKSLQLGYTFPTAILNKISIKSLRVFVAADNVFTISKYPGLDPERVGDGTYVTYPQNRTITFGASVKL; this comes from the coding sequence ATGAATATAACTTTACGGAACTACGATGTGCTTTATAAGTTAATGAAGGTCACATTCGGGTTGCTGTTTGTAGTATTGTGCCTTTCGGGTTCAGTATATGCAAAAGGCAATGAAAGCTACCACATAGCAGGTAGGATTTTAAAAGATGAAAACCTGCCGGTTACCATAACAGGAAAGGTAACGGATGAAAAAGGGCAGCCTTTGGTTGGTGTGAGCATATTGATTAAAGGAACCAATAACGGCGCGGTTACCGATATAGAGGGGAAATTCAAACTTAGTGCTCCAAATGAAAAAGCCATCCTTTTATTCAGATACATAGGATATATCAACAAAGAGGTTGTGGTCGGAAATGCAAGCGTATTGAATGTCACACTGATAGCCGAACCCAAAAGCATCAACGAGATTGTTGTTGTTGGGTACAGCACACAAAGCAAACACAAACTCACCAGCGCCGTGGTTACCGTTTCAGGGGACGAACTGAACAAGCGGGTGGCCACATCTCCTGCAACCTTATTACAGGGCAAGCTTCCGGGTTTGCAGGTTGTTCAGGGCTCGGGTGAACCGGGAGCTGAAAACGTACAGCTCACCATCCGGGGAACGGGTACTTTCAGTGGTGCGGGTTCAAATCCTCTGGTTATTGTAGACGGGCTTCCGGGGAGTCTGGATGTACTTAACTCGAACGATATAGAATCGATTTCGGTATTGAAAGATGCATCATCTGCGGCGATTTACGGGTCGCGCGGTGCAAATGGCGTGATAGTGGTTAAAACCAAAAAAGGCAAAGCCGGAAGCCTTGCTGTCCAATACACTTACAATTTCGGCATTTCCAATGCGACAAAACTGCCGGACATCGTAACCAATTCGGCTACTTATATGCAGTTATCGAACGAAGCCCGTACCAATTCTTCATTAGCTCCGCTATATACCCAGGCTCAGATCGATTTATATCAAAATGCAACAGACCAGACGAAATATCCTAACCATAACTGGCTGAACGATATCTTCCGTACCGCTTACACCCAAAATCACTACCTGAATATGAGCGGAGGTAAAGATAGTACAACCTACAGTGTAGGCATCGGCATTACCAATCAGCCAGGTGTTATGAAAGGGTTCGATTATTCAAAATATACACTTTCCCTGGGGCTGAATTCGAAACTTAATAAGCGAATAACGTTTGGAAGCGACATACAGATGCGCTACGGCAAAAAGCTTACACCTGAAAATGGCGCCGGCGACCAGTTCCTTTCTGCATTGGCCCAATCTCCTTTGTACCCGGCGCAGGTTGACGGCAAATGGATAAAGAAAGCCTATTCCAATGAGCTGGGCAATAAAAATCCGGCGGCGATTGTAGGTGAAGATATCCGTACCCGCGGCGATGATAAATATATACAAGGCAACCTGTCTTTGGATATTGATCTTTTCAAAGGGCTGAGATGGGAGAATAAGGCGGGGTTTAATTACGGGACTTATAAATTCAATGATTTCAGGCCAATCATACCTACCTATTATTATAATGATATGAGTCCGGCCGGCAGCCTTGATGACGGTTCACCCGGTCTAAATGTAGGTAATTCGGATAATTTATATACAGTTTATTATAGCCAGTTGACCTATAAAAAGAGTTTTGGTGCTCACAACTTTTCCGCATTTGGAGGTTTTCAGCAGGAAAAAAACACTGCCAGTAATCTCAATGCATCAAGAACACAATATGTAACCAACTTTCTCAGGGAACTTGATGCAGGGCCTTCTGACGGCCAGACTAATAGCGGAACATCTTCGGCATGGGCAATCAGTTCTTTATATGGTAGTGCGAACTATGACTACGAGGACAAATATTTGCTCGGAGCCAGCATCCGTTATGATGGGACATCCAGGTTACCCTCCGATACTCGTTACGGAACATTTTACTCATTTTCGGGCGGATGGCGAATTTCAAAAGAAAACTTCCTGAAAAATGTTTCCTGGTTAAATGACCTTAAGATTCGCGGTTCATGGGGTCAATTGGGGAATCAGAACATCGGAACCTACCCATATCAGTCAACCTTATCGGGCGCTAATTATGCTTTTGGCGGCACAGTTAACTCCGGCTTTGTTTCCAATACGCTCGTTGATCCTAACCTTACCTGGGAAACTACACGGGTAGTTGATGTCGGTATTGATATGACTGTATTTAACGATAAGTTGATTTTCTCAGCAGATTATTTTAATAAATATACCTTCGATATTTTAAGGGGATCCCAGGTACCGTTCTATATTGGCCTTAACGCTCCTACCATAAATGATGGAGCACTGAGGAATAAAGGCTATGAATTCGCAGTTCAGTATAATGATAAGATAGGTAAAGATTTTACTTATACTATTGGCTTAAACCTGCAAACCTATAAAAATAAACTTGAGCAGTATGGATCGAAAGATATCAGCGATCATACCATCAGAGAAGAGGGGCATGAGCTTGATGCTTATTATATGTACGTTTGGGATGGCATATTCCAATCCCAGGCCGAGATTGACAATTCTCCCAAACAACCGGTTACACCTACTCCCGGTGATTTAAAAATAAAGGATGTAAACGGTGATGGGAAAATAGATGCCGATGACAGGACTTATGTAGGCGGTAAATTTCCCTCCTATCAATATTCCGCTAATTTGGGTGCCGGCTACAGGGGATTCGATTTCAGTGCACAGATCTATGGTTCGCAGGGGCAAAAGGCTTATGTAAACGGTTGGGGAATAGAACCTTTCAGGCAGGGTTCCGTACCGACAACCGATTGGCTAAACCGCTGGACACCAACCAATCATACGAATACCATGCCTAAGATCTATGTGGCCGATGGCTATGCCGCCGTACAGAACTATCCCTCAACTTATTTCCTGAAGGATGCGTCTTTCGTCCGGTTGAAAAGCCTCCAGCTTGGATATACTTTCCCAACAGCCATACTGAACAAGATCTCCATTAAAAGCCTTCGTGTTTTCGTGGCTGCCGATAATGTGTTCACAATCAGCAAATATCCCGGTCTGGATCCTGAGCGTGTCGGAGACGGTACTTATGTAACCTATCCGCAAAACCGGACAATAACCTTTGGTGCTTCTGTCAAACTTTAA
- the ltrA gene encoding group II intron reverse transcriptase/maturase has translation MKTQLSSVAVKAKLDKRTVFTSLAHLLTPTFLKETWKKMNKKGAPGIDKETMAAFAEKLEERVQEMHEQLRAGKYYAPPVRRVEIPKDGAKTRLLGIPTVSDRLLQAAVARILNAVFEPVFLNSSWGYRPKRDAHGAIGALRSHIIAGKVMQVYEADIRAYFDRVNHDWLRQFLKQKIADPVILRLVDKWLRAGIMSDGLKISKEDGVPQGGPVSCILANVYLHYVLDLWFEKKLKASCNGEAHLVRYVDDFVACFQYERDAIRFGKELKERFQEFHLELAEEKTRSMPFGRFARERGKSFNQPVGKFDFLGFAHICGTDHEGKFVLIRKPRQKSCRKFLDRVKEWLKRHPHYDVWDQQRQILSMLRGFYQYYALTHCVEKLNLIRLYVRRCWRFAIRRKSQRTRSQWGYLDNKKWFEMPYPQLLHANI, from the coding sequence ATGAAAACGCAACTGAGCAGTGTAGCCGTGAAGGCAAAATTAGACAAGAGGACGGTGTTCACCTCTTTGGCGCATCTTTTAACACCAACTTTCTTAAAGGAAACATGGAAGAAGATGAACAAGAAAGGAGCGCCGGGAATCGACAAGGAAACAATGGCAGCTTTTGCAGAAAAGCTGGAAGAAAGAGTACAAGAAATGCACGAACAATTACGAGCAGGTAAGTATTATGCGCCACCAGTACGCCGGGTAGAAATACCCAAAGATGGAGCCAAAACGAGATTGTTGGGTATACCCACCGTTTCCGACCGGTTGCTGCAAGCTGCTGTAGCAAGGATACTGAATGCCGTGTTCGAGCCTGTCTTTCTGAACTCATCATGGGGTTACAGGCCAAAGCGAGATGCACATGGCGCGATAGGCGCATTACGAAGCCACATTATTGCAGGCAAGGTAATGCAAGTCTATGAAGCAGATATACGTGCCTACTTTGACAGGGTAAATCATGATTGGTTAAGACAATTTCTAAAGCAGAAAATTGCAGACCCGGTAATACTCCGATTGGTTGACAAATGGCTCCGGGCGGGAATAATGTCCGACGGGCTGAAAATCAGTAAAGAAGACGGAGTACCACAGGGTGGCCCGGTATCGTGCATACTGGCAAATGTATATCTGCATTACGTACTCGACCTATGGTTTGAAAAGAAGTTAAAAGCTTCTTGTAACGGCGAAGCACACCTGGTGCGTTACGTGGACGATTTTGTGGCTTGTTTCCAATATGAAAGAGACGCGATTCGCTTTGGCAAGGAACTGAAGGAACGCTTCCAGGAGTTTCATCTGGAACTGGCAGAAGAAAAGACAAGGTCAATGCCATTCGGGCGGTTCGCCAGAGAACGGGGCAAAAGCTTTAACCAACCTGTTGGAAAGTTCGACTTTCTTGGCTTCGCTCACATCTGTGGGACAGACCATGAAGGTAAGTTCGTTCTAATTCGAAAACCCAGACAGAAAAGCTGTCGAAAGTTCCTTGACAGGGTAAAGGAATGGTTGAAACGACATCCACACTATGATGTGTGGGATCAGCAGAGGCAAATACTGTCGATGTTGAGAGGTTTCTATCAATACTACGCCTTAACACATTGTGTGGAGAAATTGAACCTGATAAGGCTCTATGTGAGAAGGTGTTGGCGCTTTGCTATCAGACGCAAAAGCCAGCGCACTCGCTCGCAATGGGGATATCTGGACAATAAAAAGTGGTTTGAAATGCCCTATCCACAATTGTTACACGCTAATATCTAA
- a CDS encoding helix-turn-helix domain-containing protein: MIKRNLKHTFSLLNVDYVRLNSKWNYRNVISPYYRIYYIDDGEGEISDAASLLKLEPGYLYIIPSFTLCNLNCSNFLGQYFVQFFEDSIDGSSLFANNRAVFKTKATEMDIILFNRLLEINPGRGINRSDNPKVYEKDIYYKEYQELNNQQNTSTYLETQGILMMLTAKFLNPQLFKHPEHKLIPVKIAEILNYILVNLHQDLSVQLLASRANQNVDYFSRQFKQHTGTRPLNYINEKRVERAQYLMATSRMSYSEICTQTGFDNLSYFSKAFKKLTGMSPSAYKKQMYQVGFDH; encoded by the coding sequence ATGATTAAAAGGAACTTAAAACATACTTTTTCACTCCTCAACGTTGACTATGTAAGGCTCAACTCGAAATGGAATTATAGGAATGTGATCAGTCCTTACTATCGTATTTATTATATCGATGATGGAGAAGGTGAAATATCAGATGCGGCCAGTTTATTGAAGCTTGAACCGGGCTATTTGTATATCATTCCGAGCTTCACCTTATGTAATTTAAACTGCAGTAATTTTCTGGGGCAGTATTTTGTTCAGTTTTTTGAAGATTCGATAGATGGAAGCTCACTTTTTGCCAATAACAGAGCTGTATTCAAGACAAAAGCTACCGAAATGGATATTATCCTTTTTAACCGTCTGCTTGAAATTAACCCGGGAAGAGGAATTAACCGGTCTGATAACCCAAAGGTATATGAAAAAGACATTTACTATAAAGAATACCAGGAGCTTAACAATCAACAAAATACTTCAACTTATCTGGAAACCCAGGGTATCCTGATGATGCTAACCGCCAAATTCCTGAACCCCCAATTGTTCAAGCATCCGGAGCATAAACTTATCCCGGTAAAAATTGCAGAAATCTTAAATTATATTCTGGTTAATTTACACCAGGATCTTTCGGTTCAATTGCTCGCTTCCCGTGCAAACCAAAATGTCGATTACTTTTCCAGACAGTTTAAACAACATACGGGAACCAGGCCATTGAATTATATCAATGAAAAACGTGTTGAGCGTGCACAATACCTGATGGCGACAAGTAGAATGTCCTATTCAGAAATTTGTACCCAAACCGGATTTGATAACCTTTCTTATTTTTCCAAAGCCTTCAAAAAATTAACCGGTATGTCTCCCAGCGCCTATAAAAAACAAATGTACCAGGTTGGTTTTGATCATTAA
- a CDS encoding reverse transcriptase domain-containing protein: protein MYRPKPYCISKKSVQEAYLKIKTNKGASGVDQMSMEAFDQQPQKHLYKLWNQMSSGSYMPPAIKLVEIPKKDGGKRPLGIPTITDRIGQAVVAGMLGKVVDNLFHDDSYGYRPKKSALQAVAKTRERCWEYHWLLDVDIKGFFGAPG, encoded by the coding sequence ATGTATAGGCCAAAACCATATTGTATTTCGAAAAAGTCGGTGCAGGAAGCTTACTTGAAGATCAAAACCAACAAAGGGGCATCTGGTGTAGACCAGATGAGTATGGAAGCATTTGACCAACAGCCACAGAAACATCTGTATAAGCTATGGAACCAAATGAGTTCAGGCAGCTATATGCCCCCTGCGATTAAACTGGTGGAGATACCCAAGAAAGATGGCGGTAAAAGGCCATTAGGTATACCTACCATAACCGACCGTATCGGACAAGCGGTGGTAGCCGGGATGTTGGGAAAGGTGGTCGACAACCTTTTCCATGATGATTCCTACGGCTACCGGCCTAAGAAATCTGCGTTGCAGGCAGTTGCCAAAACCCGTGAAAGGTGTTGGGAATATCACTGGCTGCTGGACGTAGATATCAAAGGGTTCTTCGGTGCGCCGGGCTAA
- a CDS encoding glycoside hydrolase family 97 protein, with protein sequence MNIKICYGLITAISFAAPSFAQTFKLISPDEKKVVEISNTNGLRYTVSSDGLTIIHPSSLGFEFKDEPSIGTDLTVTDHVEHSVNQTWVPVVKTKHSTIANRYNELELSLVEKSGQMRRMNVCFRAYDDGVAFRYELFGADKIGDRQLVKELTSFNLPANAKAWVADYGSYTTSQETEFQPKNLNHITEKTIAGLPLLIELDRRHYAAITEANIDNYPGLYIGSLKTDTGATDKIDLVTKLSPLPGENENGVKARFTNNQLTPWRVIMLGGSPGKLIESELIQNLNPPCALKETTWIKPGMSAWDNWWSGDVKMDMPTIKKYIDLASAQHWPYMLIDWQWYGPFNKPEADITKPVPQLNMPEILAYAKAKKVKCWLWLYSSDVNRNDNFEKAFPIYERWGIAGVKIDFMDRDDQQMVNWYRRIIKAAAQYHLMVDFHGAFKPDGIERTYPNMITREGVLGEEYSKFSTRITAGHNTTLPFTRMLAGPMDYTPGGFLNVKKEAFKKGNPTEVMNSRCAELAKFVIYESPFTVYCDAPEHILGQPGADFLNHIPTVWDDTKVLGGYPGQYIIIAKRSGNDWYIGIMTNDTERKLQLKMDFLPSGKYTLSSWADVLSSPQSLTRSEKKVTASSVINIHLDTAGGWVAKITPNN encoded by the coding sequence ATGAATATAAAAATTTGTTACGGCCTGATTACTGCCATTTCATTCGCAGCTCCTTCTTTTGCACAAACTTTTAAGCTGATATCGCCCGATGAAAAAAAAGTTGTGGAGATTAGCAATACCAATGGGCTGCGATATACTGTTTCCAGCGATGGTTTAACAATCATTCATCCTTCATCACTTGGTTTCGAGTTTAAGGATGAGCCGTCTATCGGCACCGATTTGACAGTAACAGATCATGTGGAACATTCCGTTAACCAGACCTGGGTGCCGGTAGTAAAAACCAAGCACAGCACCATAGCCAACCGTTATAATGAACTGGAATTGTCCCTGGTGGAAAAATCAGGGCAAATGCGCCGCATGAATGTCTGTTTCAGAGCTTATGACGATGGGGTAGCTTTTCGTTATGAGCTATTTGGGGCTGATAAAATAGGCGACCGGCAGCTTGTCAAGGAACTTACCAGTTTCAACTTACCGGCCAACGCAAAAGCCTGGGTGGCAGATTATGGGAGTTATACCACTTCGCAGGAAACCGAATTTCAACCTAAAAACCTAAACCATATTACAGAAAAAACTATTGCGGGCTTACCCCTTCTCATTGAATTAGATCGGCGTCATTACGCGGCAATCACAGAAGCCAATATTGACAACTACCCGGGGTTATATATAGGATCACTAAAGACGGACACCGGAGCAACTGATAAAATTGACCTGGTCACCAAATTATCGCCGCTGCCCGGCGAAAATGAGAACGGGGTTAAGGCACGCTTCACTAATAACCAGCTTACACCGTGGCGTGTCATCATGCTGGGCGGTTCTCCTGGTAAATTAATTGAATCGGAGCTGATACAGAATCTGAACCCTCCATGTGCGCTGAAAGAGACAACCTGGATCAAACCAGGCATGAGCGCCTGGGATAACTGGTGGAGTGGTGATGTAAAGATGGATATGCCAACCATCAAAAAGTATATAGATCTGGCATCGGCACAGCACTGGCCTTACATGCTCATTGACTGGCAATGGTATGGGCCGTTTAATAAGCCGGAAGCTGATATTACCAAACCTGTCCCCCAATTAAATATGCCCGAAATTTTAGCTTATGCTAAAGCCAAAAAGGTTAAATGCTGGCTTTGGTTATACAGTTCTGATGTTAACCGGAATGATAATTTTGAGAAAGCATTCCCAATTTACGAGCGTTGGGGCATTGCAGGGGTTAAGATTGATTTCATGGACCGCGACGACCAGCAAATGGTGAACTGGTATCGCCGTATCATCAAAGCAGCTGCACAATACCATTTGATGGTTGATTTCCACGGTGCCTTTAAACCTGATGGTATCGAGCGGACCTATCCCAATATGATAACCCGTGAAGGCGTTTTGGGAGAAGAATATTCCAAGTTTTCAACCAGGATAACAGCCGGGCACAATACCACCTTACCGTTTACCCGTATGTTGGCGGGGCCAATGGATTACACTCCTGGCGGTTTTTTAAATGTAAAAAAGGAAGCTTTCAAAAAAGGCAACCCTACCGAGGTGATGAACAGCCGTTGTGCAGAACTGGCAAAATTCGTGATCTATGAAAGCCCGTTTACAGTTTACTGTGATGCGCCGGAGCATATTCTGGGCCAGCCCGGCGCCGATTTTTTAAACCATATACCTACCGTTTGGGATGACACGAAGGTACTCGGCGGTTACCCGGGCCAATATATTATTATTGCCAAAAGAAGCGGAAACGATTGGTATATCGGCATAATGACCAACGACACAGAAAGGAAATTACAATTGAAAATGGATTTTTTACCCTCGGGTAAATACACTTTGTCGTCATGGGCTGATGTGTTATCATCACCACAAAGTTTGACCCGGTCTGAAAAAAAAGTAACGGCCAGTTCAGTAATCAATATTCATTTAGACACCGCGGGTGGATGGGTAGCTAAGATTACACCTAATAATTAA
- a CDS encoding RagB/SusD family nutrient uptake outer membrane protein, which translates to MNLYNKYILMLIMLSVMLASCKKSSLNLDPPDKLSTQNFWKSESDADLALTGCYNFLYTSGGGYSTSQYQVVAWDNFSDNSYGQYNYGGGTSALSSGITAGVFDTYNLYQSSYYVNNYRAIASINYFLANVDKVLTGDKLKQYKAEGYFLRAFNYYWLAVLYGNVIITTADPFTLDYNKHMAKSSRADVLKLVEADLDLAIAGLPDVSYSGHAVKGSAQGYKVRALLFEKKYTEAAALANQIITGGKFSLNTSYPGNFYKPAQNNSPEIMFSVKYQLPNLSHQDNGISVSLQRWKGELGTQDLVNEYEAADGKDTTSSAVYVKGKPYDNRDPRMRMTLFFPGDTKAQGWPFTGSYAVGTPGKDSWIVGYYPVKKWLDPTLVDPDYGTKGDNDFVLLRYADILLMYAEAQNEAAGPDASTYNAINLVRARVNMPALSAGLSQAQFREKIRHERRVEFAMEGIRYFDLRRWGIATQKLNGFVQNPLFPNVKTKYADNYEFWPIPQPEIDRNSPELVQNPGY; encoded by the coding sequence ATGAATCTTTACAATAAGTATATACTCATGCTGATCATGTTATCAGTAATGCTGGCATCCTGCAAAAAAAGTTCGCTGAATCTGGATCCGCCTGATAAGCTATCAACGCAGAATTTCTGGAAATCTGAAAGCGATGCGGACCTAGCCTTAACCGGATGTTACAACTTTTTATACACCTCCGGAGGAGGTTATTCTACTTCGCAATACCAGGTCGTGGCCTGGGATAATTTCAGTGATAATTCTTATGGGCAATATAATTACGGGGGCGGAACAAGCGCATTATCCTCGGGCATTACAGCCGGCGTTTTTGATACCTACAACCTTTATCAATCCTCTTACTATGTCAATAATTATCGGGCGATAGCCTCCATTAATTATTTCCTGGCTAATGTAGATAAAGTGCTTACAGGGGATAAGCTTAAACAGTATAAAGCCGAAGGCTATTTTCTTCGCGCCTTTAATTACTACTGGCTTGCTGTGTTATACGGCAATGTTATTATCACCACGGCAGACCCATTTACACTTGATTATAATAAACACATGGCCAAATCAAGCAGGGCAGATGTTTTGAAACTGGTAGAAGCAGACCTGGACCTGGCAATTGCCGGCTTACCAGACGTTTCCTACAGCGGACATGCAGTTAAGGGTTCGGCGCAAGGTTACAAAGTAAGAGCGCTGTTATTTGAGAAAAAGTATACAGAGGCCGCCGCTCTCGCCAACCAAATTATAACCGGCGGAAAGTTTTCTTTGAATACATCTTATCCGGGCAACTTTTATAAGCCGGCTCAAAATAACAGCCCTGAGATTATGTTTTCAGTAAAATACCAGCTACCTAATCTGTCGCATCAGGACAACGGGATCAGTGTTTCGTTACAACGCTGGAAAGGTGAACTGGGTACCCAGGACCTGGTTAACGAATATGAAGCCGCAGATGGTAAAGACACAACCAGTTCCGCTGTTTATGTAAAGGGAAAACCTTATGATAACAGGGACCCGCGGATGCGTATGACCTTGTTTTTCCCCGGCGATACAAAAGCCCAGGGATGGCCGTTCACAGGATCTTATGCGGTGGGTACTCCGGGAAAAGATTCATGGATCGTTGGTTATTATCCAGTCAAGAAATGGCTTGATCCTACATTGGTTGACCCAGATTATGGAACGAAAGGCGATAATGATTTTGTTTTACTTCGTTATGCGGATATATTACTAATGTATGCGGAAGCTCAAAATGAAGCGGCAGGACCTGATGCAAGTACCTACAACGCGATAAACCTGGTCAGGGCGCGGGTTAACATGCCGGCATTGTCTGCTGGTTTGTCACAAGCGCAGTTCCGGGAAAAGATCCGCCATGAGCGCCGTGTAGAGTTTGCTATGGAAGGGATCCGCTACTTCGATCTGAGAAGATGGGGTATCGCAACGCAGAAACTGAACGGCTTTGTTCAAAATCCTTTATTCCCTAACGTAAAAACGAAATATGCCGATAATTATGAGTTCTGGCCTATTCCACAACCGGAAATTGACAGGAATTCACCTGAACTTGTTCAAAATCCGGGGTATTGA
- a CDS encoding alpha-L-fucosidase — MKRRTLIKGLATGVSSLYLSKVFGSNLLRTNLNAEITSGPFKPNWDSLAQYQVPEWFRDAKFGIWAHWGPQCQPERGDWYARGMYQEGSDQYKYHVEKYGHPSKFGFKDVINEWKAENWNPDNLVGLYKQAGARYFMALANHHDNFDLYDSKYQSWNSTKLGPKKDLIGGWAKAAKEHGLPFGVTVHASHPWTWYEVAQRSDKSGPYAGIPYDGKLTKADGAGKWWNGYDPQELYGQNHALSKDSLDDNSMGGHWDWGNGASVPNKAYCDKFLNRTIELIDKYGPELIYFDDTALPLWPVSDAGLKIAAHMYNTSIKKHGKLKAALFGKVLNEQQRKCMIWDIERGQSNQIEPLPWQTDTCIGSWHYDRRIFDNKGYKSAKTVVHTLVDIVSKNGNLLLNIPLRGDGSIDSEERTVVEGIGAWMQVNSEAIYGTRPWKVFGEGPATDSAAPISAQGFNEGKGKPFGAQDIRFTVKGKTLYATMMGWPAGNEAFVKKLAKGNDAGNVSSVSLLGNDKLSFEQTEAGLKVKLPEQAPCKDAFVLKIEGAI; from the coding sequence ATGAAAAGAAGAACATTAATAAAAGGCTTAGCCACAGGGGTATCATCCCTCTACCTGTCCAAGGTTTTTGGCAGCAATTTGCTGCGCACAAATTTAAATGCTGAAATTACTTCGGGGCCTTTTAAACCTAATTGGGATTCATTGGCCCAATACCAGGTGCCAGAGTGGTTTCGTGATGCCAAATTTGGCATATGGGCGCACTGGGGGCCGCAATGCCAGCCCGAACGTGGTGACTGGTATGCTCGTGGTATGTACCAGGAAGGCAGTGATCAGTATAAATATCATGTTGAAAAGTACGGCCATCCTTCAAAATTTGGTTTTAAGGATGTTATTAACGAATGGAAAGCCGAGAACTGGAACCCCGATAACCTGGTTGGTTTATACAAACAAGCAGGCGCCAGGTATTTTATGGCATTGGCCAATCACCATGATAACTTTGACCTTTATGACAGCAAATACCAAAGCTGGAACTCTACCAAACTTGGCCCAAAAAAAGACCTGATTGGCGGCTGGGCCAAAGCTGCTAAAGAACACGGCCTGCCTTTTGGCGTAACGGTACACGCATCGCACCCCTGGACCTGGTATGAAGTTGCTCAACGGTCTGATAAAAGCGGTCCCTATGCCGGTATCCCTTATGATGGGAAGCTTACCAAAGCAGATGGCGCAGGTAAATGGTGGAACGGCTACGACCCGCAGGAATTATATGGACAAAATCATGCTTTAAGCAAGGATAGCCTTGATGATAATAGTATGGGCGGACACTGGGACTGGGGCAATGGGGCAAGCGTACCCAATAAAGCTTATTGTGATAAGTTTTTGAACCGTACCATTGAGCTGATAGATAAATACGGCCCGGAGCTGATTTATTTTGACGACACTGCCTTACCCCTTTGGCCGGTAAGCGATGCCGGCTTAAAAATAGCCGCGCATATGTACAACACCAGTATTAAAAAACATGGCAAACTAAAAGCAGCATTGTTTGGTAAAGTTTTGAATGAGCAGCAGCGTAAGTGCATGATATGGGATATAGAACGCGGGCAAAGCAACCAGATAGAACCTTTACCGTGGCAAACCGATACCTGTATTGGCAGCTGGCATTATGATCGCCGCATTTTTGATAATAAAGGTTACAAAAGCGCCAAAACGGTTGTTCATACCCTGGTTGATATCGTTAGTAAAAACGGTAACCTGTTACTCAATATCCCGCTCAGGGGGGATGGTTCAATTGACAGCGAGGAGCGCACCGTAGTTGAAGGTATAGGTGCCTGGATGCAGGTTAACAGCGAGGCAATTTATGGCACCCGCCCCTGGAAAGTATTTGGAGAAGGCCCGGCAACAGATTCGGCGGCACCTATCAGTGCGCAGGGCTTTAATGAAGGCAAGGGAAAGCCATTCGGGGCCCAGGATATCCGGTTTACCGTAAAAGGTAAAACTCTTTATGCTACTATGATGGGTTGGCCCGCAGGGAACGAAGCATTTGTTAAGAAGTTAGCAAAAGGTAATGATGCAGGCAATGTAAGCAGCGTAAGCCTGCTTGGAAATGATAAGTTGAGCTTTGAACAGACCGAAGCCGGCCTCAAAGTAAAATTGCCGGAACAGGCTCCTTGTAAAGATGCATTTGTTTTAAAAATAGAAGGAGCCATTTAA